GGATTCCAGTTTTTTTTCACCGATGAGAGTGACTGGAAGCGATTTTGTGGCTCTGATTTCCATCGGCCGTACGATTGAAAGACAATTAGACCGGGAATGATTGAACCGGTGAAACACGACAGCAATAGAAACAATGCGTCGCCACCCGGCATAAAACAAGTAAAATGTAAGAGTGCCTCTGGATCTTCATCATAGAAAGCAATCACATCAAGATAATAAGCTCCTAACACAACTAGCAAGGCAATCAGAAGATACTTCACAGCTCGTTGTTTGAACAACAGAATAACTGCAACTCCTAAGATGATTCCAAAGCAGGTCGCAACAAGCGAGTTCCATGTAGGTGGAAGAATGGATTCAACAACAACGAGAGTTACTCCGGTTGCTCCCGAACACAACGCTGCTCCCCAAACCGCTAATATCACTGAATGCCGATCAGTTATGCTGTCAAAAACGTGCTTCATAGGCGTAATAGGAATCGCGATTCGAAAGAAAAAGATCGCAAAAAGTGCACCGATGACGGCAGCCCAGAAACCGCACCACGTTGCATTGGTAAATCCTTCTCGCCATCGGTTTTGTTCGTCAATTGCCCAAAGATACCAGAACAGCTGTCGCAAAAGGACAACCCCCAGCAACACAGCAAATGCGGCGTTAAACATACTGAATTTTTGTTTGTAAGGTGCGATTTGGTCTGACGAAACAGGTACCCCCAGAGCAACGCTCCAAGTTGATAGGATCCAATCTGATAGATCTACGTCAAGACTGTTGTCTTTGAGTTGTGCTATGCACCGGGACGAGATCAGTTCGTATTTTCTTGGATCATCAAGACGCAGTAAATCAGCCACCACCCCGCTGTCAATCGCTCTGACTAGCAACGATATCAGAAAGCCCCTTTCCGGACATGCCTGCATAAGACGACTCCTGATTTCATCGGAGTTAAGAGCGATGTCAGGAGATTTTTCGATGATTAATTTGAGACTTTGACGCAAATTGCAGCCAACCGCCGCCGCAGCTTCATTGAGAGCTTCCAAAGCATTGGTTGTGTCAATTGCCGGGTCAGCCTTCTGAAGGTCACCCAGCCATTCTGGAACACAATCCTCATATGGAAGTTCTGCCGGAAGCGCCTTCATCTGCTCAACGATACCTAGCCGTTTAATAACAGCTTGAACTCGTAGCCGATTGGCCTGAGTCGTATAGGTTGAATCGGGTAAAGCCTTCTCCGGCTTCGTCATTGAATTATTCTTCAGTTGTCTCGGTTTATCATGTTGCAAAAGAACGTCCTCCGTCTCCAATCAACATCAGGCCACTCCAAAAATACGGATGATCGAAAAAAGGTACGTCCCAGTCTGCATCCGGTCCCTTGTAGTTTTTGACTTCGAGTACTGCAGCTCTGAAACTTGCCCCTACTGCGAGGCCCTCCTCACGCAGGCACATGTAAAATTTTTCAAAGAAGATCTGGCCCGGCTTTGAGTAGAGAAGCCAGCGTGCGCCTATAAAAGCTGGCACACCAAGCGACAGAATCGCTGCTGGAAATCCACTGATATCAGTTCTGGTATAGTCGCCCGGACGGCTCATTTCCGCTGAAAAGCAGACATTCATTGTCAGCAGTTGACAGCGTGGAAACCGCTTGCCGTTCTTCACGAGGCGAAACAGCGTATCACTGGAAAATTGTTCTCCAGGAAACAACCCGTCCACACCGGCGAACTCAAGCGAGGGAGCATTGGCCCGGCGGGAACTGTGGGAACTTCCGTGTAACATCAGATGAATCACGTCTGCCTGAGGCGCGAGATCAACGAAATCTCTTGCCGATGCGCGAGCCCCCATGAGAAGATGAGATTCTTCGCTGAAGTGACCAAGGATCCGATCCCGGACGAACTTACCATCACCAGATGCAGCGAGGTCGGATCCTATCGGCTGGGCAACGCCAAGCAATACAGGTGTTGCCGTCTGAGACTCTCTTTGGCGGGAGGCTGCAAGGACTTCGATGCTTGGCGCGAGAACAACTTCATACTCCTCGATGATGTGTCTTTTCGTGCGGATGTTGATCAGAGCTGGGAATGGGATCTGGTTTAAGTTCTTATCAGGAATTATCACCAGTCGATCAACTCCAGAATTCATCAATAATTCCATGACTTGGGACGGCAGGAAATAACGCGACAACTGCATTAGTGAAATGATAAAGGCTTTTTTAGAATCGAAGATCGATGTAAGGCTGCCGCCTGAGGCTTTCAGGCCTGAAGTCACCTCACTCAATAGACATTCGAACTCTTCCAGTGCACATTCAATTCCTTTTGTCTCAAGACGTATCAGATGGTGATCTCCTTCACTAAAGATTACTACCAGCAGCAATCTGTCACCGGCATCTGTTCTGTCATGGAACCAGGTAAAGTGCAGGATTGCTTCGCGATGGCCTGGTACATAGGCAACGTTAGACTGTGATGAATTTATTTTTGATGTATAACTGTTGTCTCTGCTGATCCATTCGCAGAGTGTTTGGGCTCGGCGCAGTTCTGATAGACGAACAACTTCACTGACGTCGTTTTCCGCTTCAGCAAGCCGAATGGAATTGTCAAAAGCAATTTGTGAAACCTGAAGCAGACGGTTGCGAGAAGGTGTTCCGACAGCTTCTGATTGAATAGGTGGCAGTGACATCCGCTCTTGGAAATAACAATCCACTGCGCGTTTGTAATAAGAGCGAGCAGCAGCGTAATTCTTTTCTTCAATTTGAAACTCATAGCACCACCCGAGTCTCTCAAGAACAACTCGCTGAAGATCCATCCTTTCGGTTCGGAGGATCAGTTGAGCAGCTTCTTCAAGTAAGCTGATTGCCTTCGCCGTATCAGCACGGTCTCGTTCTTCTTTGCCGATTAAAAGGTTAGCTTTTGCCAGCAGTATACGGGCCTGACCTGTCACGTTTTCTCCATCCCTGGCAAGAGTCATTGCTCTGTCGAGATGCTCAGAATCGACATCGGATGCCTTCCTCAATAAACTTGATTCGACGAGACGCAATAGTGCTTCCAGTTCGTAGTCGGGCAACTCAAGTTCGCGGCCGAGACTCCGGGCATCCTGAAACGTTGCATCTGCCTCCTTGAAGAGACCTTGCTCAAGTTCGGCATTGCCACGAATTAACAGAGACTCAGTCTCAGCAACATGTAGGCCTAGAGAAGAAAAAATAGCGATGGCCTGGGCAATCGTCTGCATTGCATCAGCGTATATCCCACATCTTGACAATGCTTCTGCGTAGTCTTTTAGGAGATGACCGGTGCCAATCTTCTGCTCACTTCTGTTAGCAACTTCTATGGCTGAATTAAAGCAGTCGCGGACATCGTCACCATTTCGCAACTGCCCGCTAATCACGCACAGTCGACGGTAGGAAAGCAGCACAGCTTCCTCGTCACCTGAATGTTTATGTCGTTCGAGAGCCTCCCGCTCAACAATGAGCCAGTGTCTTAAATGTCCCAACCGTGCAAATGCAGCCAAGACGAAGTCCATACTTACACCGACAATCCCATCGTCAGGAAACTTAGAAATAATCTCTCGCGCCGAATCCAAATCACCACGTCGCAGATACAGACGGTACAGTTCTTCCAACGCAAGTTTATCTCCAAGTTCTGATGCGCAAGAAAATGCTTCTGCGGATTCAGTAATGCGCCCTTGAAGCAAATATTGTTCACCGAGTTGGCGTTGAGCGGCTGAGACAGAATCATTCCCGAGCCAAATCGACTCACTACTGATAGCTTGCTTTGCATATTCCTCGGCTTCACCGAACTCCCCGCGTGCAGCATGTATTTCAGAAAGGAACAGTAGGACTTTTGTAAGTTCCGCCTTTGGACGAGACGTCCAGGACGTCGCACGTGACAAATCGTGCAGCGCACCATCTATATCTCCACGCCGATATCGCAGCTGTCCTAAAGAATAGAGCGAACGGACTGCAGCTGCATCGTTACCAGCTAAGCAAGCAGCATCGAATGCCCGGCCAAAGGCTTCTGTCGCATTATCAAAGAAACCAGCCCGGGTTGCACGTTCAGCAAAGGACAACGCGGTAGTCAACTGCAGTCGTGTATCACCCACGGCCCGCGAAGCTGTGTCGTTCAGCATTGCCACGATTGCCAGCTTGCGATCTGACAAATCCCAGTCGAGAAAACCGTCATGTTTGGTATCGTTGTTTCTGCCAGTCAACACAACGTCAATCGCCCTAATTCTTTCCTGAACAAGCAATGACCTGAGTGGTTCGGTCTTCAGAGCCTGCTGGGCATCGGAAATTGAGAGTATATTGGATTGTTGGTTTCCCGGAACATCCCCAACCACCTGATGCGCTAGCAACAAAACAGGATGATTGTACAACATTGTTTTTTGTTGCAGTACAGAGAGAATAATTGGGCGTACCAGGAACTCCGGAATACGAAGAGAAAATACAAGGACGCGACTAAGCGATTTGAATAGCAAACGCAATTGGCACCTTTATTGTTTTGAGACATGACAGTTAGGATGCATTAATCTATCTGACCACACAGAACTGTGCTCAAAAATACACACTGTCAATCAAAACACAAGATACAGAACTAATGCTCACTTGTCAAAACTTAGATTAGTTCAACAAAATTAGACAATCAAATATCCTTCCAGCAATTTGGGGGAGAATTAGAAGTGTTTCAGTTGCTGAGAAGCTTATTAAACTTATCCCGAGCTATTTTGATCTCAAACCGTTTTCAACACAAAAACTAGATCGAGTAAATCGATTCCCATCTTTACTTCACCTCAAACACAACCCCCAAATGTACCTTCTTCTAAAAAAATGACCGGGTAAAAATAATTTCCCGGTCACTTACCTAGGTATCAGTTCAAACCCGAATACTGACTTTAATTAGAAATGATACTAGCTCAGTCATCCTTAAAGAGTGAGCCCTGTTCGAACTGTTCATTAACGTGAGACTTAGGTTCGCTAGGTTTATTTGCTTTTCGCCTATTCAAAAGTGACCACGAAATATCTTTACACATTAAATAGACTCCATGTTTAATAGCATATTGAATCTGAATTGCATCGATGGCTTTCGTGTAAGGGAGCTTGTCAATAGTTGGTTCGGTTAATTCATTTTTTTTAAAGTTCCAAATCCTATATTCTTTTTGTACTTTAATTTCCTCCCATATTTTATTGAGCTCATCCTTTTCACTTTTTTTTAATGTAGAGTCACTTTTCTTTTGATAGCTTATTTTCGAATTCGGTAAAGGCCATCCTCCAAAAGCTATTTTCAGTTCAGAATCTGTTGCTTCACTGAGATTAATCACTTCAGGATAAATTTCATTGTTCCATTTAATTCCGAGTTTTTTTGCATTACTGGTAATACCTAGCTCTTCTGCTTTTTCATGTGATAGTTTTTTTGCCAATTTTGTAACTTTAGCCATTCTTGAATCGCCAGTAACGAGAATTACTGAATCCTCTCCAAGACGGCTTGTAAGGTGAGTAGCCATTCCGATAATAACGCAGTCAGTTGCTCCCATCATGATGGTTTTATTACCTTCAGATTCATCATTGAAATCGCAATTCACTGGTGAAATAACGCTAGACATCAGGGCGTGTTTAGGTTCATGCTCTAATTGTTCTAATACTCCGCTATTAACCATACTAAATAAAGTATCTCTTATTTCTTCGTAGTCATCTTGAGTTAGCAATATCGACGGGTCTGATCGAAATTCCCCCTTCCAAGATGCAAATCGATACTTATCAATAATACCTAATGTTTCAGCAATACAAATTGCCGGAGTATAAAGCTTTATACGAGGCCAATTTGACTTCATAACCGCTGCAATCAAATTATTACTTCGCGGGACTCTTTCTTGGGCTTTTGTGGATTTTTTGTACAAAAAATCTGAAAGTATGTTTGCGTCTAAAACAACATGTAATACTGAATCTGGCATATTTTTCACATAATTAGAAAGAGTTGAAGATGTTCAGTTATTAAAAATATTTCTTATAAGGTCTATTATTAAAAAAATTCTCTTGCGCTTTCTGTGATCTAGAGATATTATAGGTTATCCACTAGAGAACAAGGATACATCATGACAAAATGGACTGACAAACTCTACCTACAAGAATGTAATAATGGGCTTAAGAAATATAAGAACAAGATAGATTTAATCTTTGCTGATCCCCCATATAACATAGGATTTTCCTATGACGTATATGATGACAATAAGGAATGCAGTGAGTATTTGAATTGGTCAGAACAATGGATTAAATCAAGTATCAATGCACTTAAACCCACCGGGGCACTCTGGATCGCAATTGGAGATGAATATGTTGCTGAGCTCAAGATGATCGCCCAAAAAAATGGATTACACTTAAGGAATTGGGTGATCTGGTATTATACTTTTGGCGTTCACTGCAATAAAAAATTTGGAAGATCTCATACGCATCTACTTTATTTTGTAAAAGACCCAAACAAGTTCACTTTTAATGATGATGATATTAGAGTTCCATCTGCTCGGCAGCTCATATACAACGACAAAAGGGCAAATTCATCAGGCAAAGTTCCAGACAATACATGGATTCTTAGGCCACAAGATGCGTCTGAAACATTTAACCACGATCAAGATACTTGGTATTTCGCACGTATAGCTGGCACTTTTAAAGAGCGAGCTGGCTTTCACGGTTGCCAAATGCCGGAACAACTATTGGGAAGAATTATTCGTAGTTGTTCTAATCCAGATGATGTTGTATTAGACCCGTTCTCTGGATCGGGAAGTACGCTTTGTGTTGCCAAAAAACTTGGTAGACGTTGGCTGGGATTTGATATCTCTCCAGAATACATCCAGCTTGCACAAGCTCGTATCGATTCTGTTCGATCTGGAGATCCTTTGGAGGGTCCTGAAGATCCTCTTAAAAGTGCACCATCTGTTGCTGTTAAGAAAAGAAAAAATGAGGGAATAAATAATGAATTAATCATTAAAGCATTCAAGAAAGTTTCAAAAGGGAACTCCGTAGACAAAATTATTGCAGATCCAGTCTTAAATGCTTCGTTTGTTGATGAATGTAGCCTACTAAAAGTGCGTGGACGACCTAGTGAATGGAATCTTACTCTTATGGGGATGAGAAAAACTGGCCACTTCCCAGAGATAAAAGCAACTAAAAGAGTACAAATGCCATTTCAGAAAATGGATCCGTTCGAGTATGCCAGTGAAATTGCATTACGTCGCATGTTAGATATGGGTTATCCTAGTTTGGATCACATTCTTTGTGATCCGTATGCTGCATCACGCTTTGACAGCTATGCTAGAAGCTTAGCTCCGGGTTTTCGCTCTTTTGATTACCGATGGGCTGCTTTAAGAATTAGAAAAGAAGCTAGAGCGTGGAAAAATTCATCAGAGCAATTGCCTAAAAATAAGCTTCGAAAAAAAATCAATTCTTTTGATTTAGCAGAAATAAGTTTGAAAAAAATCCCTGATTCTCCGGCCGTATATGCATTAAAAAGAGGAAGTGACACATCTCTTCCAGTTTATATTGGAGAAACATGGAACTTATTAGATCGAGTAGAACGTACCTTATCAACGATGTCCGCGCTGAACCAATTTGTACCAAACTCAGGTGATTGGGTTTTAGAGCATTATGAAAGCAGGAACTCAGATCATATTGAAAGAAGAGGACTTCAATCATATCTAATAGGCCAAACTAGACCTAAGATGAATTTTTTAGAGTTAGCAGCTTTATGACTGATCACTCAATCGTAGAGAGAACTATTGATTTTTCAGGTCTATTTGAATCTGAAGTTCTTACGGAGTTGCTTCTTCGTTATTATAAACATCCGCTTGCTGATGATAAAGAATTCCGGAATAACCTCCTCGAAGCAGCTACAGGCGCACTTCGCCATGCTGCAGCTGGTATGAAACTAATAGATAGTTTACCAGCTATGAAAACCAATTTTATTGTTGCGATTTGGTATTCTGAAGGCGTATCTATTTCAACAGATGATCAAGATATCCCGACTGAGATGATGCTAGAAAGAAAAGCATGGCTTGAACGGATTCAAAGGTTAATTCCATCTTGTTTTCAGGAGCCTGAAGAATAGTTTCTTGTAAATAATGACCGGTAAAACATCGTTTATCGGTCATATCACAGTGATCCCACAGAAGAATAATGTCCCGGAAATATAATTTACTATTCACTTCAGTTGGCACTTTGCCATTTCAGTTTATGCAAATATTATGTAGCCATTAATCATAAGGATTAAGGCACACAGAACACTAGCACTAGTTGTCAGGACGATAAAGATGAGCAAACACCCTATAGCTGAACTTGGAACATTATGAGCTGACAATAATCTGTCCAAGTAGGTCTTGGCTTCTTTGAACCCTGTTCCATGTGCCTGGCGATACATTTTTAGTGCTGCAATCTTTCCGCTGCGCTTGTACACGATCAAAATCTGGTAATCAAAAGGGGTAAGTTCGGGAGTTCCAGAGCGAAGAGTTTCGTCGTATGCCATACGCGATGCTGGATCGGAGAGGATATTGAATGCTTCGGTAATCTGTTTGAACTTGGCCGTTCCTTCGAAGCTTGGATCACGATCAGGATGGTACTTTGCGGATAATGTCTTGTAAGCGGCTTTAATAATAATATCACTGGCATCAGGTTGAATTTGCAAGATTTCGTAATGGGACGTGTTGGTCATTCTTTTTTGCTATGCCTTTTAGTTCCTCAGTATTGAATAATATTTAGATATATCATATAGATCTGGCATGGCAACCAGGCGGTGGCCAAGAAACATCGAGTTGAGAATCCGCCCGATTCGCCAGTTGGATTGTCCGTTTTGTTATGCCACTCAGAGGAGTTCTTGCTTGATCATCTTCTCCCCAGCTCGTCTAAGGTGCCGTTCAATGCAAGGCTCCAACTTGGGCTTTACATCGGAAACAGCAAAAGAACGCACCTTGAAATCGCGGTCATTTGGATAGTAACCGAAGCTGTATACCTTTCCGAGCGTTTCTGAGCAAATTTCATAGATTATGTCAACCTTTGGCCGAAAAAGCAGTAGCTTCTTGTGCGAAAATGTGATCTCCACTTTGCAGGTAATGTCGCCATTCGCGGGACGATGATTGAGCTTTGCCTCCGCCACGAACATTGGGAAGATACCGTCTTGTGCTGGCCCCTGCGTGGCATCCCATGATTCAACCGACTCCACCACAAGTTTAATGCCCAGTGGATCGGATACCTTGATAAATGTTGGGCACACATAGTCGGTCAGCGTAGCAACTGCGACCTTACTCCACGCCTCGAATGCGTCGTCATGCTGACTCTTGTCACTCTTCTTCGCGTCGAGGTGACTGGCAATTCGTTTTTCTAGGTCGTCGGTCATGGTTCTAATTTTGCGTTTCTTAAGGCCGTTATGACATAATTTGAATTACTCTGAATTATTTCGGTATAATCAATTAACGGCAGTGCTAATGAAATTTTGTTTAACCAGAAATGAAGTGTCAAGAGAAAATTGAGGAAGTTGCTATAAACAAAGAAATAAGTTTGAATGAATCAAATCGCACCATGATTTCCTTTCTAAAATTAAAAATGATGGGTGGGAAATTACAGTTACCCGGTCAATCTTGGAAAACCCCTCAAAGTGAAACGGCG
The Gimesia aquarii DNA segment above includes these coding regions:
- a CDS encoding DNA-methyltransferase, giving the protein MTKWTDKLYLQECNNGLKKYKNKIDLIFADPPYNIGFSYDVYDDNKECSEYLNWSEQWIKSSINALKPTGALWIAIGDEYVAELKMIAQKNGLHLRNWVIWYYTFGVHCNKKFGRSHTHLLYFVKDPNKFTFNDDDIRVPSARQLIYNDKRANSSGKVPDNTWILRPQDASETFNHDQDTWYFARIAGTFKERAGFHGCQMPEQLLGRIIRSCSNPDDVVLDPFSGSGSTLCVAKKLGRRWLGFDISPEYIQLAQARIDSVRSGDPLEGPEDPLKSAPSVAVKKRKNEGINNELIIKAFKKVSKGNSVDKIIADPVLNASFVDECSLLKVRGRPSEWNLTLMGMRKTGHFPEIKATKRVQMPFQKMDPFEYASEIALRRMLDMGYPSLDHILCDPYAASRFDSYARSLAPGFRSFDYRWAALRIRKEARAWKNSSEQLPKNKLRKKINSFDLAEISLKKIPDSPAVYALKRGSDTSLPVYIGETWNLLDRVERTLSTMSALNQFVPNSGDWVLEHYESRNSDHIERRGLQSYLIGQTRPKMNFLELAAL
- a CDS encoding J domain-containing protein is translated as MTNTSHYEILQIQPDASDIIIKAAYKTLSAKYHPDRDPSFEGTAKFKQITEAFNILSDPASRMAYDETLRSGTPELTPFDYQILIVYKRSGKIAALKMYRQAHGTGFKEAKTYLDRLLSAHNVPSSAIGCLLIFIVLTTSASVLCALILMINGYIIFA
- a CDS encoding CHAT domain-containing protein, with product MRLLFKSLSRVLVFSLRIPEFLVRPIILSVLQQKTMLYNHPVLLLAHQVVGDVPGNQQSNILSISDAQQALKTEPLRSLLVQERIRAIDVVLTGRNNDTKHDGFLDWDLSDRKLAIVAMLNDTASRAVGDTRLQLTTALSFAERATRAGFFDNATEAFGRAFDAACLAGNDAAAVRSLYSLGQLRYRRGDIDGALHDLSRATSWTSRPKAELTKVLLFLSEIHAARGEFGEAEEYAKQAISSESIWLGNDSVSAAQRQLGEQYLLQGRITESAEAFSCASELGDKLALEELYRLYLRRGDLDSAREIISKFPDDGIVGVSMDFVLAAFARLGHLRHWLIVEREALERHKHSGDEEAVLLSYRRLCVISGQLRNGDDVRDCFNSAIEVANRSEQKIGTGHLLKDYAEALSRCGIYADAMQTIAQAIAIFSSLGLHVAETESLLIRGNAELEQGLFKEADATFQDARSLGRELELPDYELEALLRLVESSLLRKASDVDSEHLDRAMTLARDGENVTGQARILLAKANLLIGKEERDRADTAKAISLLEEAAQLILRTERMDLQRVVLERLGWCYEFQIEEKNYAAARSYYKRAVDCYFQERMSLPPIQSEAVGTPSRNRLLQVSQIAFDNSIRLAEAENDVSEVVRLSELRRAQTLCEWISRDNSYTSKINSSQSNVAYVPGHREAILHFTWFHDRTDAGDRLLLVVIFSEGDHHLIRLETKGIECALEEFECLLSEVTSGLKASGGSLTSIFDSKKAFIISLMQLSRYFLPSQVMELLMNSGVDRLVIIPDKNLNQIPFPALINIRTKRHIIEEYEVVLAPSIEVLAASRQRESQTATPVLLGVAQPIGSDLAASGDGKFVRDRILGHFSEESHLLMGARASARDFVDLAPQADVIHLMLHGSSHSSRRANAPSLEFAGVDGLFPGEQFSSDTLFRLVKNGKRFPRCQLLTMNVCFSAEMSRPGDYTRTDISGFPAAILSLGVPAFIGARWLLYSKPGQIFFEKFYMCLREEGLAVGASFRAAVLEVKNYKGPDADWDVPFFDHPYFWSGLMLIGDGGRSFAT